The following proteins come from a genomic window of Macadamia integrifolia cultivar HAES 741 chromosome 14, SCU_Mint_v3, whole genome shotgun sequence:
- the LOC122061332 gene encoding berberine bridge enzyme-like 18 — protein MAPFGSVILVTLLSVFMSSTVSLATSNSTSEKFLNCLSVHSDATNQISQVLYTPNNSSFSPILQSTLQNLRFLSSKTTKPLFIITPTHDSHIQAAVICSRKNGLQIKVRSGGHDYEGLSYRSDVPFIIVDLRNLRSISVDTEERTAWVQAGSIIGEVYYHIANKSNTLGFPAGLCSTVGVGGHFSGGGIGTLMRKYGLAADNIIDSYIVDVNGRVLNRKSMGEDLFWAIRGGGGESFGIILSWKIKLVPVPPTVTVFTVPRTLQQGATKLVSRWLQVAYKFHEHLFVRAAATVATGVTKEESTIQVSFQSLFLGSVKELLFLMDKNFPELGLEAKDCTEMSWINSTLYFSGYTNGESIDVLLNRTLQAKIFYKAKSDFLKKPISETGLERIWKELLEGNNSASLEVIMDPLGARMSEISDSEIPFPHRAGNLYNIQYYMYWQNGGTNTTKQHLERMRKIYKFMTPYVSKSPRSAYLNYRDLDLGRSEERNTSYTKAHVWGGKYFKNNFKRLASVKKMADPTNFFWDEQSIPPLNFQT, from the coding sequence ATGGCTCCCTTTGGTTCTGTAATCCTTGTAACTCTTCTTTCAGTTTTCATGTCCTCAACAGTTTCTTTAGCAACTTCTAATTCAACCTCTGAAAAATTCCTCAATTGTCTCTCAGTTCATTCTGATGCCACCAATCAAATATCTCAAGTTCTCTACACTCCTAACAACTCTTCCTTCTCCCCTATCTTGCAATCTACATTACAAAATCTTAGATTCCTATCATCTAAAACTACCAAACCTTTGTTTATTATCACACCAACTCATGATTCCCATATCCAAGCAGCAGTCATATGTTCTAGAAAAAATGGGCTTCAGATCAAAGTCCGAAGTGGAGGTCATGACTACGAAGGTTTATCTTATCGATCTGATGTCCCGTTCATCATCGTTGATCTCCGAAATCTTCGATCAATCAGTGTGGATACGGAAGAAAGAACAGCTTGGGTTCAGGCTGGCTCAATTATTGGAGAAGTTTATTATCACATTGCAAATAAAAGCAACACCCTTGGCTTCCCTGCAGGGCTTTGTTCCACAGTAGGTGTTGGTGGGCACTTCAGTGGAGGTGGCATTGGGACTTTGATGAGAAAATATGGCCTTGCTGCTGATAATATCATTGATTCTTACATTGTGGATGTTAATGGGAGAGTACTCAACAGAAAATCAATGGGTGAAGATCTATTTTGGGCTattagaggaggaggaggggaaaGCTTTGGAATTATTCTCTCATGGAAGATCAAATTGGTTCCTGTTCCACCTACTGTGACTGTCTTTACAGTCCCAAGAACACTACAACAAGGTGCAACCAAACTTGTCAGCAGATGGCTACAAGTAGCATATAAGTTCCATGAACACCTCTTTGTAAGAGCTGCAGCAACAGTCGCAACTGGGGTCACTAAAGAGGAAAGCACAATCCAAGTTTCTTTCCAGTCTCTGTTCCTTGGAAGTGTTAAGGAACTCCTCTTTTTGATGGACAAGAACTTCCCTGAGCTGGGTTTGGAAGCCAAGGACTGCACTGAGATGAGTTGGATCAACTCTACTCTATATTTTTCTGGCTATACTAATGGAGAGTCCATTGATGTTCTTCTGAACAGGACTTTACAAGCCAAGATCTTTTACAAGGCCAAGTCTGATTTCTTGAAAAAACCCATTTCTGAAACTGGGTTAGAAAGGATTTGGAAAGAGCTTTTAGAAGGAAATAATAGTGCCAGCCTCGAGGTGATCATGGATCCTCTAGGTGCAAGGATGAGTGAGATCTCAGATTCTGAAATACCCTTCCCACATAGAGCTGGCAACTTATACAATATTCAATACTATATGTACTGGCAAAATGGAGGGACGAACACAACAAAACAGCATTTAGAAAGGATGAGAAAGATCTATAAGTTCATGACCCCTTATGTTTCCAAGTCTCCTAGGTCTGCATATCTCAACTATAGGGatcttgatttgggtagaagcGAAGAGCGTAATACAAGTTACACAAAAGCTCATGTTTGGGGCGGAAAGTAtttcaagaacaacttcaagaGATTAGCATCTGTAAAGAAAATGGCTGATCCAAccaatttcttttgggatgaacAAAGCATTCCACCATTGAACTTTCAGACATGA